Proteins co-encoded in one Spirosoma endbachense genomic window:
- a CDS encoding helix-turn-helix domain-containing protein: MKTEQFLPADRLKPFIKTFLIIESENGMVNRILPGTSIVMAFKIKGSVSYAEKGIETSLSMSTITGLRKSHRLLDYSKESATLLVIFQEGGAAALFKEPLHELFGLSVALDDLIPRRTVDELEERLAEAVSNRHRVNIIEQFLLTRVHEPAGDKLVDRAINEIKRANGVIRIKDLITNLPISLDPFEKRFRRVIGTSPKQFSSIIRLRSLIADHSQQENLTEAAYVAGYFDQAHFIKDFKSFTGQTPHHFFAAGPYW; the protein is encoded by the coding sequence ATGAAGACGGAGCAATTTCTTCCTGCTGATCGATTAAAGCCATTCATTAAGACGTTTCTGATTATTGAAAGCGAAAATGGCATGGTCAACCGGATATTGCCCGGAACATCAATCGTAATGGCTTTCAAGATTAAGGGTAGCGTGAGCTATGCAGAGAAAGGCATTGAAACGTCTTTGTCTATGTCAACAATCACAGGATTAAGGAAGTCCCACCGTTTGTTAGACTATTCAAAAGAATCGGCTACGCTACTTGTTATTTTCCAGGAGGGTGGTGCCGCTGCCTTATTTAAGGAACCGCTCCATGAGTTGTTTGGCTTGAGTGTAGCACTTGACGATCTCATTCCTCGTAGAACTGTCGATGAACTGGAAGAGCGCCTGGCCGAAGCGGTAAGCAATCGACACCGGGTTAACATTATTGAACAATTCCTGCTAACAAGAGTCCACGAACCAGCGGGCGATAAGCTTGTCGATAGGGCCATTAACGAAATTAAACGAGCCAACGGAGTCATACGAATAAAAGATCTAATCACTAATCTGCCCATTAGCCTGGACCCTTTTGAGAAAAGGTTTCGGCGGGTCATAGGCACTTCGCCCAAGCAGTTTTCGTCAATCATCCGGTTGAGGAGCTTAATTGCTGACCATTCGCAGCAGGAAAATCTGACCGAGGCTGCCTATGTGGCAGGCTATTTCGATCAAGCGCATTTTATAAAAGATTTCAAATCATTTACCGGACAAACCCCACACCATTTCTTTGCCGCTGGCCCGTATTGGTAA
- a CDS encoding Gfo/Idh/MocA family protein yields MSLSTKLLRVLVVGCGNMGSSHAIAYKTLDGFDICGIVSTGNSKVVLNERLGGGYALFDDYTTALAETKPDAVCISTYPDTHESFAIQAFEQGCHVFIEKPIADTVEGAKRVVAAAEKAGKKLVVGYILRHHPSWEKFVEVAREMGKPLVMRMNLNQQSHGMMWTVHRNLMKSLSPIVDCGVHYIDVMCQMTRSKPIQVNAIGARLTNDIPAGNYNYGQLQIRFDDGSVGWYEAGWGPMMSETAFFVKDVIGPNGCVSIVAKNAGAAGKSDNVDSHTKTESLRVHRAALDANDQFVEADTWIDMQDEPDHQELCNREQRYFLKAIQENLDLTDHMQDAVSSLQIAFACDESVRTGQPVLL; encoded by the coding sequence ATGTCACTTTCAACTAAATTATTGCGGGTTCTAGTAGTCGGTTGCGGCAACATGGGATCATCGCACGCTATTGCTTATAAAACCCTGGACGGCTTCGACATCTGCGGGATCGTATCGACCGGAAACAGTAAGGTTGTCCTTAACGAACGACTGGGTGGTGGGTATGCTTTGTTTGACGACTATACCACAGCGCTGGCAGAAACCAAACCCGATGCCGTTTGTATCTCGACCTACCCCGATACCCACGAATCGTTTGCCATTCAGGCCTTTGAACAGGGTTGCCACGTATTTATCGAAAAACCCATTGCCGATACGGTTGAGGGAGCGAAACGTGTCGTAGCTGCTGCCGAAAAAGCAGGTAAAAAGTTGGTTGTGGGCTATATTCTAAGGCATCATCCATCGTGGGAGAAGTTTGTCGAAGTAGCTCGGGAAATGGGTAAACCACTGGTTATGCGCATGAATCTTAACCAGCAGAGCCACGGTATGATGTGGACCGTTCACCGGAATCTGATGAAAAGCCTAAGCCCGATTGTCGATTGTGGTGTTCATTATATTGATGTGATGTGCCAGATGACGCGTTCGAAACCCATTCAGGTGAACGCGATCGGTGCCCGGCTGACCAACGATATTCCGGCGGGTAATTACAACTATGGGCAGTTGCAGATTCGCTTTGACGATGGCTCGGTAGGCTGGTATGAAGCCGGTTGGGGCCCTATGATGAGCGAAACCGCGTTTTTTGTTAAAGACGTAATCGGTCCAAATGGCTGCGTGTCGATTGTTGCTAAAAATGCAGGCGCTGCCGGAAAATCAGATAATGTCGATTCGCATACAAAAACAGAATCGTTGCGGGTGCATCGCGCTGCATTGGATGCCAATGACCAGTTTGTGGAAGCCGATACCTGGATTGATATGCAGGATGAACCCGATCATCAGGAGCTGTGCAACCGGGAACAACGTTATTTTTTGAAAGCTATTCAGGAGAATCTTGATCTGACCGACCACATGCAGGATGCCGTAAGCAGCCTGCAAATCGCCTTCGCCTGCGATGAATCCGTGCGGACGGGTCAGCCGGTTCTGTTATAA
- a CDS encoding pseudouridine synthase — MQVSNPIHSASQPLTLLYQSDDLVAINKPHGLLVHRSPIASDASEFAVQMLRDQLGQRVYPVHRLDRKTGGVLLFALTDTMNSAMQQQFAEGEISKTYLAIVRGYTADEQIIDYPLRRDDGVLQDAVTFLKTRQRTEIPLPFGKHATSRYSLVELTPTTGRMHQLRKHMAHILHPIIGDRPHGCNKQNKLFLENFGMNTMLLHASRIQFKHPQTSEEITITAPYQTEFNRMWSTLFGNENRQPVPNI; from the coding sequence ATGCAAGTAAGCAATCCAATACACAGTGCCTCCCAGCCCTTGACGTTGTTGTATCAATCCGACGATTTAGTCGCGATTAATAAACCGCACGGCTTACTGGTCCATCGATCACCTATCGCCAGTGATGCCAGCGAGTTTGCGGTTCAGATGCTCCGCGATCAGTTGGGCCAGCGGGTATATCCGGTTCATCGGTTAGACCGGAAAACGGGGGGTGTACTTCTTTTTGCGCTGACTGATACCATGAATTCGGCTATGCAGCAACAGTTTGCCGAGGGCGAAATCAGCAAAACGTACCTGGCCATCGTGCGCGGCTACACTGCCGACGAACAAATTATCGATTACCCGCTTCGCCGGGATGATGGTGTACTTCAGGATGCAGTTACGTTTCTTAAAACACGCCAGCGCACGGAGATTCCGTTACCGTTCGGCAAACATGCCACCTCGCGCTATTCGTTGGTAGAGCTGACGCCAACTACGGGCCGAATGCACCAACTGCGAAAGCATATGGCCCATATCCTCCATCCGATTATCGGCGACCGCCCCCATGGCTGCAATAAGCAGAATAAGCTTTTCCTGGAGAATTTTGGCATGAATACCATGCTGTTACATGCCAGCCGTATTCAGTTCAAGCACCCACAAACGTCAGAAGAAATTACGATTACAGCACCTTACCAGACTGAATTCAATCGCATGTGGAGTACATTGTTTGGCAATGAGAATCGTCAGCCTGTACCCAACATTTAA
- a CDS encoding alpha/beta hydrolase produces MHFRFVILGLTLSVLVGSISSTVRAQSTARKPTMVIVHGAWGGSWAFKKVDSILTNRGYTVYRPSLTGQGERVNLASPDIGLTTHINDVVNTILYEDLHDIILVGHSYGGMVITGVADRVADRIRSLVYLDAILPNDGESVMSIQGDRADFIKPMLKDGFIVPMWVKADQKPPKDVPQSLKTFTETISLKNPAARNLPARYILTVEAGKDPKADDFAIHADRAKQRGWPVSQLISDHNPQWSAILPLVNALDQ; encoded by the coding sequence ATGCATTTCAGATTCGTTATTTTGGGGTTAACGCTGTCTGTATTGGTCGGGTCGATCAGTTCAACAGTACGGGCGCAATCTACAGCCCGTAAACCCACCATGGTTATTGTGCATGGGGCCTGGGGTGGGAGTTGGGCGTTTAAAAAAGTTGACTCGATCCTGACTAACCGTGGCTATACTGTCTATCGTCCGTCGCTCACTGGCCAGGGGGAACGCGTAAATCTGGCTTCGCCTGACATAGGTCTGACTACGCACATTAACGACGTTGTGAACACGATTTTGTATGAAGATTTACATGATATTATCCTTGTAGGCCATAGTTATGGGGGTATGGTCATTACGGGCGTTGCCGATCGGGTTGCCGACCGAATCCGGAGTTTGGTTTACCTGGATGCAATTCTTCCCAATGATGGAGAAAGTGTAATGAGTATCCAGGGAGATCGGGCTGATTTTATTAAACCGATGTTGAAAGATGGCTTTATTGTGCCGATGTGGGTGAAAGCCGATCAGAAACCCCCTAAGGATGTTCCGCAATCACTGAAAACTTTTACCGAAACGATTTCCCTGAAAAATCCTGCTGCCCGAAATCTTCCTGCCCGATATATTCTAACCGTTGAAGCGGGTAAAGATCCTAAGGCCGATGATTTTGCGATACACGCCGACCGGGCAAAACAGCGTGGATGGCCCGTTTCGCAGTTGATATCTGATCATAATCCGCAATGGTCGGCGATTCTTCCACTAGTTAATGCACTGGATCAGTAA
- a CDS encoding SusC/RagA family TonB-linked outer membrane protein, whose amino-acid sequence MQKLLRPQAWLVRMLRLSSTQCFLFLFCSTLTYAATVPTSGKSTKNNLTTKFVDRTISGRVTDENNASLPGVSIVVKGSQRGTVTDSDGRYKLDVPNSDATIVFSFVGYLPQEVRVGAQATINISLKADSKVLDEIVVIGYGTTKKSDLTGAVAGVKEAQLAERPAPSLNQALSGRMPGVQVNTNSGRPGGRTTIRIRGFSSINSSNNPLYVVDGVMLPQSTGDQFSNPIDYINPSDIVSVEVLKDASSTAIYGARGANGVILVQTRKGKAGEGRVTYDGQFSVNTIGPNKPQVLNAKEYLATEDLAYANMAKYDPVGWAAGKWTFLDPKVRRTAFSAAHPGVFDANLNPLYDTDWFKESSQNKLSQNHQLGFSGGNERTQYALSVGYRDDEGLIKTSYLKRYSGRFTIDDQVKTWLKIGGTLSYNNQSENLVDINDAVARQIVEDFPFLPVKYADGKYAENRDYPSAEGTMSSVHRLMDRKYIQNTQTSIGSLYTNITLAKGLEMKTVVGANIQTQEIDQSQTRTLDIGANGTAQANNNRTTFWSLENYLTYNKQINEKNAITALVGISWQATNRFGMGASVRNFATDYFTFNNLGAGSTQPTVTSFADRSAFNSYFGRINYNLMDKYLVTFTGRADGSSKFGENHKFAFFPSAAVAWRVSEESFLKGNPIISNLKVRTSYGLTGNSEIPPYSSLSLLSSNYSTIYNEARVGGTGINRLANPDLRWEKTAQTDAGLEIGLFKGRLTIEADYYYRLTTDMLLDAPVPRTSGYATIRRNVGSMENRGFEFGINSVNIDRGGFTWNSTFNISFNKNKVLSLATPSDIFGVGGPNFINQTNIIRIGEPVGSFWGLTRLGTWSEAEREEAAKFTSYRNGLTILPGDLKYLDVNGDKAITDADRSIIGNGSPKFWGAFTNTWKYRNLDLTLELQFSGGNDVMMMNFHPSEDRVSIANSYKSVLNAWTPTNQNTPIAEIRETRAGYVTNVDSHWIYDGSFLRGKNLLLGYTFPAELTNRIKLNRLRIYASAQNFFLKVSDKIIGDPEVTPTNQGVNDNNSAFSQGEIWHNYPKPTTYMVGLQIGL is encoded by the coding sequence ATGCAAAAACTTTTACGCCCGCAAGCCTGGCTTGTGAGGATGTTGAGGCTGTCCTCTACACAATGTTTCCTTTTTCTTTTCTGCTCTACGCTCACTTACGCTGCAACGGTTCCTACTTCGGGGAAATCAACAAAAAACAATTTAACTACCAAATTTGTCGACAGAACGATATCGGGTAGAGTAACCGACGAGAATAATGCGTCACTGCCTGGTGTTAGTATTGTCGTGAAGGGCAGTCAGCGGGGTACCGTTACCGATTCAGATGGCCGTTATAAGCTCGATGTACCCAATAGCGATGCTACGATCGTATTTTCGTTTGTTGGATACCTGCCTCAGGAAGTTCGCGTTGGAGCTCAGGCTACGATCAATATTTCGCTTAAAGCTGACAGTAAAGTACTGGACGAAATCGTCGTTATTGGTTATGGTACAACCAAAAAATCAGATTTAACGGGGGCTGTCGCTGGTGTCAAAGAAGCCCAGCTGGCTGAGCGTCCTGCGCCTTCGCTAAACCAGGCATTGTCGGGTCGAATGCCCGGTGTGCAGGTTAATACCAACTCGGGGCGGCCTGGCGGACGGACTACCATCCGGATTCGGGGTTTCAGTTCGATCAACTCGTCGAATAACCCCTTATATGTGGTAGACGGAGTTATGTTGCCACAGAGTACGGGCGATCAGTTCAGTAACCCAATTGATTACATTAACCCCAGCGACATTGTCTCGGTTGAAGTGTTGAAAGATGCTTCGTCTACTGCGATCTATGGAGCCAGAGGTGCTAACGGTGTTATTCTGGTGCAGACCCGGAAGGGGAAAGCCGGTGAAGGACGGGTTACGTATGATGGTCAGTTCAGCGTGAATACCATTGGTCCGAACAAACCTCAGGTACTGAATGCCAAAGAATATCTGGCAACGGAAGATCTGGCCTATGCCAACATGGCAAAATACGATCCCGTCGGCTGGGCGGCTGGTAAATGGACGTTCCTGGATCCGAAAGTTAGACGGACTGCCTTTAGTGCAGCACATCCAGGCGTTTTTGATGCTAACCTCAATCCGTTGTATGACACCGACTGGTTCAAAGAGTCTTCGCAGAACAAGCTTTCACAAAATCACCAGTTAGGGTTTAGTGGTGGTAACGAGCGTACACAATATGCCCTGTCGGTAGGCTATCGGGATGATGAAGGTCTGATCAAAACCTCCTATTTGAAACGGTATTCGGGACGGTTTACGATTGACGATCAGGTGAAAACATGGTTGAAAATCGGTGGTACACTGAGCTATAACAATCAGTCAGAGAATCTGGTCGATATCAATGATGCAGTTGCCCGGCAAATCGTTGAAGATTTTCCTTTTCTGCCTGTGAAGTACGCTGATGGTAAGTACGCTGAAAACCGGGATTATCCGTCTGCAGAAGGTACGATGAGTTCGGTTCACCGTCTTATGGATCGTAAATACATCCAGAATACACAGACAAGCATCGGAAGCTTATATACCAATATTACATTGGCTAAAGGGCTGGAAATGAAGACGGTTGTAGGAGCGAATATTCAGACGCAGGAAATTGATCAGTCGCAGACCCGCACATTGGATATTGGCGCGAATGGTACTGCACAGGCCAACAATAACCGTACTACGTTCTGGTCGTTGGAAAACTACCTGACCTATAACAAGCAAATCAACGAGAAGAACGCCATTACTGCCCTGGTGGGTATTTCATGGCAGGCAACAAATCGATTTGGCATGGGGGCCAGTGTTCGGAACTTTGCAACGGATTACTTTACCTTCAATAACTTAGGTGCCGGTAGTACGCAGCCCACTGTGACCTCGTTTGCTGACCGAAGTGCGTTTAACTCCTACTTCGGGCGTATCAACTACAACCTGATGGATAAGTATCTGGTGACTTTTACCGGTCGGGCAGATGGTTCATCTAAGTTTGGGGAAAACCACAAATTCGCGTTCTTCCCATCAGCGGCAGTTGCATGGCGTGTTTCGGAAGAGAGCTTCCTGAAGGGTAATCCGATAATTTCTAACCTGAAAGTACGCACCAGCTACGGCTTGACAGGTAACTCTGAAATCCCGCCTTACTCGTCTCTCTCGCTGCTCAGCTCGAACTATTCGACGATTTACAATGAGGCCAGAGTGGGCGGAACAGGCATCAACCGCCTGGCAAACCCGGATTTGCGCTGGGAAAAAACAGCTCAGACGGATGCTGGTCTTGAAATAGGCTTGTTTAAAGGTCGCCTTACCATTGAAGCCGATTATTATTACCGGCTTACAACCGATATGCTGCTGGATGCACCTGTGCCACGTACTAGCGGCTATGCAACGATCCGTCGGAATGTAGGTTCGATGGAGAACCGGGGCTTCGAGTTTGGTATCAACTCCGTTAATATTGACCGGGGTGGATTCACCTGGAACAGCACGTTCAATATTTCGTTCAACAAAAACAAAGTGCTCTCCCTGGCAACGCCATCCGATATTTTCGGGGTAGGTGGTCCCAACTTTATTAACCAGACCAACATCATTCGCATCGGTGAGCCGGTTGGTTCTTTCTGGGGACTTACCCGTTTGGGTACCTGGAGTGAAGCCGAACGGGAGGAAGCGGCTAAATTCACGAGCTATCGGAATGGCTTGACGATTCTGCCCGGTGATCTTAAATATCTGGATGTAAATGGTGATAAAGCCATTACCGACGCTGACCGGAGTATCATTGGCAATGGTAGCCCAAAATTCTGGGGAGCCTTTACCAATACCTGGAAATATCGGAATCTCGACCTTACTCTCGAACTTCAGTTCTCGGGCGGTAACGACGTAATGATGATGAATTTCCACCCCAGCGAAGACCGTGTTTCGATTGCGAACAGCTACAAAAGTGTCCTGAATGCCTGGACACCAACGAATCAGAACACGCCTATTGCTGAGATCCGGGAGACACGGGCAGGATACGTAAC
- a CDS encoding GreA/GreB family elongation factor, giving the protein MSRAFLKNESADDPVVIPARAPLPPGATNYVTLRGLALLQVELIELENERVLAQQIDSEDAERTRQLALLTGRIANLNQRIATAKVVDAREHPRDEVRFGATISLRNRATDAKQADQKLTIVGVDEADASQGRIAFTAPIARAMLGKRVGETIVLPAKQGTNALEITGINYEE; this is encoded by the coding sequence ATGAGTAGAGCTTTTTTGAAAAACGAAAGTGCGGATGATCCTGTCGTTATACCAGCGCGGGCACCGCTTCCGCCAGGGGCTACAAATTATGTTACGTTACGTGGTTTAGCGTTGTTACAGGTTGAGTTAATCGAGCTGGAAAACGAACGTGTCCTGGCGCAACAGATTGACAGTGAAGATGCTGAACGTACCCGGCAACTGGCTCTGTTAACTGGTCGTATCGCCAACCTGAATCAACGAATAGCAACTGCTAAGGTAGTCGACGCCCGTGAGCACCCGCGTGATGAGGTACGCTTTGGCGCTACAATCAGTCTACGCAACCGGGCAACAGACGCAAAACAGGCCGATCAGAAATTAACGATTGTAGGCGTTGATGAAGCTGATGCATCACAGGGGCGAATTGCCTTTACTGCTCCAATTGCGCGAGCCATGTTGGGAAAACGGGTTGGTGAAACCATTGTACTGCCAGCTAAGCAGGGAACGAATGCCCTGGAAATTACCGGGATAAACTACGAAGAATAA
- a CDS encoding endonuclease/exonuclease/phosphatase family protein → MQTVDYVLLTYSIVITITSFLNLIRLDYWWVRIWDFPHLQLTLLAAVGLLCWFLVGHHLDGYFVIVPVGLLATLLYQGWLVYPFTPFHKKQVVRLSHKSGSNQFEENTIRLLVANVLMENTRTPEVRELADKHKPDVVLVLEANKKWQQDLIPLEANYPYRILHPLENTYGMLLYSRFPIRHQELRFLIQDDIPSIYARIELPSRQLVHFYGVHPMPPSPTEHYRSTERDAELLLVGKEARKIKGPIIVAGDLNDVAWSHTTRLFQRVSGLLDPRIGRGLYNTFHAHYFFLRWPLDHIFVTPHFQLRKILRLPNCGSDHFPMFIALTYAPDPKQMADEVPQPEYSDLEEASEKIEEAKG, encoded by the coding sequence ATGCAAACGGTTGATTATGTACTGCTCACGTACTCCATTGTTATTACAATCACTTCATTTTTAAATCTCATCCGTCTTGATTATTGGTGGGTTCGAATTTGGGATTTTCCCCATCTACAACTCACTTTATTGGCCGCTGTTGGTCTATTGTGCTGGTTTTTAGTCGGTCATCATCTAGATGGCTATTTCGTAATTGTGCCCGTTGGTTTGCTGGCCACGCTACTTTATCAGGGGTGGCTGGTTTATCCGTTTACACCCTTTCATAAAAAACAGGTGGTCAGGTTGTCGCATAAAAGCGGCAGCAATCAGTTCGAGGAAAATACGATTCGACTTCTGGTGGCTAACGTACTCATGGAGAATACGCGAACGCCAGAAGTGCGGGAATTGGCCGATAAACATAAACCGGATGTAGTTCTTGTGCTGGAAGCGAATAAGAAATGGCAACAGGATTTAATCCCGTTAGAAGCTAACTATCCGTATCGAATATTGCATCCGCTTGAAAATACATACGGAATGCTATTATACTCCCGTTTCCCGATCCGGCATCAGGAGTTACGCTTTTTGATTCAGGATGATATTCCGTCAATATATGCAAGGATTGAGCTGCCATCCCGACAGTTGGTTCATTTTTATGGCGTTCATCCAATGCCGCCTAGCCCAACGGAGCATTATCGGTCTACAGAACGCGACGCCGAATTACTATTGGTTGGCAAGGAAGCCCGAAAAATAAAGGGGCCGATCATTGTAGCCGGCGACCTGAATGATGTTGCCTGGTCGCATACGACCCGGCTGTTCCAACGGGTGAGTGGTCTGCTTGATCCACGAATTGGCCGGGGTTTATACAATACGTTTCATGCCCACTATTTCTTTCTGCGCTGGCCACTTGACCACATCTTTGTCACCCCACACTTTCAACTGCGAAAAATACTTCGTTTGCCAAATTGCGGATCAGATCATTTTCCCATGTTCATTGCATTGACCTATGCGCCAGACCCTAAGCAGATGGCTGACGAAGTTCCGCAGCCGGAGTATAGCGATCTGGAAGAGGCCAGCGAAAAAATAGAGGAAGCAAAAGGGTAG
- a CDS encoding antibiotic biosynthesis monooxygenase family protein — MYARVIQFPLKAESISEAVDYFRDSVGPALKNLDGFKNSRMLTNSETNRGLMVTLWESEAHRQAAETSGFLKDVLKQMSNYFAGQPTVDYYEVSVQV, encoded by the coding sequence CCCGTGTTATCCAATTTCCACTGAAGGCTGAAAGTATTAGTGAAGCAGTAGATTATTTTCGGGACTCAGTAGGGCCTGCCTTAAAAAATCTTGACGGCTTTAAGAATAGCCGAATGCTAACGAATTCGGAGACGAATAGAGGGCTTATGGTCACGTTATGGGAGTCGGAAGCGCATCGGCAGGCTGCCGAAACGAGTGGATTTCTCAAGGATGTTTTGAAACAAATGAGTAACTATTTTGCTGGCCAACCCACGGTAGATTATTATGAAGTGAGTGTGCAGGTCTAG
- a CDS encoding YciI family protein produces the protein MNEYVFLVRFGANATLAPEQRQINTEKWGKLIQHWTEQGYFVGSSLITQEGFVLSGSDRKVDQGFVADADFRVVSIIRMAVSSIDEAVELARACPVLDYGGTVEVREVQPRPVLATT, from the coding sequence ATGAACGAGTATGTTTTCTTAGTAAGATTTGGCGCAAACGCCACCCTGGCTCCTGAACAGCGACAAATAAATACCGAAAAGTGGGGAAAACTGATTCAGCACTGGACTGAACAAGGGTATTTTGTCGGGAGCAGTCTTATCACACAGGAAGGATTTGTGCTTTCGGGATCAGACCGGAAAGTTGATCAGGGCTTCGTTGCTGATGCAGATTTTCGGGTCGTTAGTATTATTCGTATGGCTGTTTCATCCATCGATGAAGCTGTCGAGCTAGCCAGGGCATGCCCCGTATTGGATTATGGCGGAACGGTTGAGGTAAGAGAAGTTCAGCCCAGGCCCGTTTTGGCAACCACCTAA
- a CDS encoding phosphotransferase enzyme family protein yields the protein MGIFPTQYSTLSSSALNDSIEKSYGFSGLTCKLLLHGVSDTYLLKGPADKYILKIYRNSHRSLDEIKGEVELLNILNEQGAKVSYPVRDLNGEQIQAFNAAEGIRHGVVFNFAPGKNIYDFTDEQLRVIGNEMAFNHNITSQINLSYERKNYDIETTLTRPLRLTEPWFADEMESYSELEAIAERVIRKMETFHTASFSYGYCHYDYLPKNFHFDGDTFTLFDFDFAGKGFLANDHASFLVHFFFHTATGKLAKEEGDRQFNRFLDGYREVRALSDEEIDAIPFLGIMFWIFYLGFACENFDDWSNNFLSPRYLKERVSVIKRFADMYCRF from the coding sequence ATGGGAATTTTTCCTACCCAATACTCGACTTTATCGTCGTCGGCCTTAAACGATAGCATTGAAAAAAGCTACGGATTCAGTGGTCTGACTTGTAAGTTACTGTTGCATGGCGTTAGCGATACCTACTTGCTGAAAGGCCCGGCCGATAAGTACATTCTTAAAATTTACCGGAATTCACACCGAAGTCTGGATGAAATAAAAGGCGAAGTGGAGCTACTTAACATCCTGAACGAACAGGGCGCAAAGGTATCTTACCCGGTTCGCGATCTCAATGGTGAACAGATTCAGGCGTTCAATGCTGCGGAAGGAATACGCCACGGTGTGGTTTTTAACTTCGCCCCAGGAAAGAACATCTATGATTTTACTGATGAGCAGTTGCGGGTTATCGGTAACGAAATGGCTTTCAATCACAACATTACCTCTCAGATTAACCTGTCGTATGAACGAAAGAACTATGATATTGAAACGACACTGACACGGCCGCTCAGGCTCACTGAACCCTGGTTTGCTGATGAAATGGAAAGCTATTCGGAATTAGAGGCTATTGCTGAACGGGTCATCCGAAAAATGGAAACATTTCATACGGCATCATTTAGTTACGGCTACTGTCATTACGATTATCTGCCCAAAAACTTTCATTTTGATGGCGATACGTTTACGCTTTTCGATTTCGACTTTGCCGGAAAAGGCTTTCTCGCCAATGACCATGCTTCTTTTCTGGTCCATTTTTTCTTCCATACGGCCACGGGTAAACTAGCGAAAGAGGAGGGCGATCGTCAATTTAACCGCTTTCTCGACGGGTATAGAGAAGTTAGAGCCCTGTCGGATGAGGAAATTGACGCGATTCCATTCTTAGGGATAATGTTCTGGATCTTTTATTTGGGTTTTGCGTGCGAAAACTTCGATGACTGGTCTAATAACTTTTTAAGCCCCAGGTATCTCAAAGAGCGTGTATCGGTCATAAAGCGATTTGCCGATATGTATTGTCGATTTTAA